ggtctgtgagtttgagccccatgttgggctctgtgttaacagctcagagcctggagcctgctttggagtctgtgtctccctctctttctgcccctcccctgtttgcactctgtctctcaaaataataagtaaacattaaaaaaaaaaaaaaaaaaagaatattggcctggctcatgatcttgcagtttgtgggtttaagccccgcatcgggctcttttctgacagcccagagcctggagcctgctttagattctgtgtctccctctgtctctgcccctcccctgtgcgtgctcacactctctctctctctctcaaaagtaaataaacattaaaaaaatattggcctGGCTTGATGTATAGGAGGAAAGATTAGGTCCAGAGAGACATATTGGTGGCCAATTGTAGCAGTCCAGTCATAGAATAATGATGAGAGCCACTCCTCTTTTTCTGTAGAGCCTCATAGTCTGCTGTGCATGAAAATTCTTTGGAGGAGTTTATTAAAAATTGCAAGTATTTGACTCCGCTCTCCATGTGCTGAGTCAGACTCCCAGCCAGGGAAATCCAGGgatctgtattcttttttaaatgaagactttATGGAATAAGTGGATAATATCATAagtccttatttaaaaaaatttttttaatgtttttatttttgagagacagagcatgtgcgggggaggggcagagagagagggagacacagaatcagaagcaggctgcaggctctgagctgtcagcacagagcccaacgtggggctcgaactccgaagcggagagatcatgacctgagctgaagttggatgctcaaccaactgagccacccaggtgcccctaagccctTATTTTGAGTTGGGTTTTTGTTGGGAAAAATTACATACCTTTGAGCAAAAGTAGTCAAGAAATAGATATGTTATTCGATTCATATAGAGGTCAAAACTAGAAAAACTAAACAGTGTGCATAACTTTTCTAGGGATGCATACGTAGGTGTTCAGGCATCtgtgtttcccccacccccaaggcatCTGTGTTTTTAATCCCACCATACTACCATCACCCTCCCTGTGTTCTGATGCCTGTCAAAGTGGGAGCCCTGCTGCCGCATTCTCCACTGTCTGTTCTCCCTACTGCTCAAGTCCCCTTGCTTGCATGAGGCCTTTCTTCCAGCCCTTAGCCATCTGCTCTTGCCCTGTTGCCCAGAGTCCTTATACTTAGTAGCTGTCCAATTGGATGGTCCTCAATGCCtccattgttttttatatttggaCTCACTACTGTATTTGAAGCTAGAGAGACTGTTACTTCCCTGCTGGGAGAATAATCAGAAACAGTGTATcagggaaaaaagaatataatgcaTGGTCAGTCGAGTCAGCCCTTGATCTCCTTTACATAGATGGAGTTTCCACTATGAAAACTAGTCTGTGTTTCATGCTTATTGTTAGGCCCTGTGCTAAGTACTGTCTATGAATTTCATCATCGTAGCAATCCTGTACAggtaaaaattcattttacagatgaagtaacTAGAccttagagaaattaagtaacttccTCAGGATCATAGTATTAATAAGTAACAGATTGGGGATTTGAACCTGAACCTGAACACTGTTCTTTACTCCCATTTGTGTTTCTTAGGGTAGTTTCTTAATTACCTCTCTTCATCATGTTTGGTTTATATTTATTGCCAGAGGATACTAAAGAAAAAGATTGCCACCTGAACCATATTTTGTTAGCCAGGGGAAATGAAGTGTCTCATCTAGGAGGccactccttcctcccttcagCACAGATGGAATCATTGACAGAGTTCTAGAGGATCTCGAGTCATCAGGAATTGATCCTGCTCAGGGCTTGTGTAACGGCTTCATTTACTTGCCTTCTTATGGTCTCTGGGAAGCTGGAGcttatatttcatattatctGGGTCCCTTAGATTGGGAAAAACTGCAAGGATAAAAGAAGTGAGACTCCAAATCCATGAAATCTCATTTTTGCAGTTTAGTCCAGCTGTCAAAGCTGTTGAACATTTAACCAAATGATTGCATTGTGTTTTCCTGCACTCAGTGCTGCCAGTCAtgtactattttataaatattttctacttttggaATGCTCacattttaaaggcaaatttAGAATATACATCCATGACAGTGTTTAATAACACTTACATGACTCTTATGAGAAGGTGGTTGTGGTACATGAGTGGATCTCAATGTTTGGTGCTTATCAGAGTCACTTGTGGAGTGaagatttaattttgtttcccccTTCTCTCATTTTGAGTCTCTAAGTCTGGTGTAATGCTtggaagtctgtgtgtgtgtgtgtgtgtgtgtgtgtgtgtgtgtgtatgtgtgtatgtgtatgtgtgtgtatatatatatgtatacatatatgtgtatatatatatatatatatatatatatatatatatatacatacacacacacacacacatataaatgcaCTGCTGTACATTACAATGTCCCTCAAAGGAAAAGTGTTGCAGGGAGGTAGGGGTCCCTAGAACTAGAGAGATCCTACAATatgtcttctttcccttccttctctcctaatCTGACAGCGTGGACAACAGTGAATATATGCGGAATGGGGACTTCTTACCCACCCGGCTGCAGGCCCAGCAGGACGCTGTCAACATAGTGTGTCACTCCAAGACGCGCAGCAACCCTGAGAACAACGTGGGCCTCATCACACTGGCCAAGTAcatggggcagaggaggaggggcttggtaggtgggtgggtggcttCCCACATGTGACCCACTGTGGTATCCAGGTTGCCACCCTTTCGTAGGTTCTGTGAAGTTATGTTTGCCTATCCACCTTCTAGACTAGTTTCTTCACTATTTGGTGGAAATATAGATCGTAACTTGAGTTTAATATTAATCTGAATTTAATACAGTTATGAAACTAGATCTTCTGGGGTGAGAGttcacaatatattttaaattcaatgaaAAGTGATTTGGGATAAGGGTCCTCAGGGCATTTATCACATGTCCTCTTACATGTGATAGACCACCTAGAAGTGGTCTAAGGACTGATAACCCTCAGATGAGTAGCCTCCCATCCCAGTATGCGTGTTGTCAGCTGGCCAGTGGGTCTAGAGATGGAGCAGGTGGGAGACATAGTCAATAGCATCGAGCTATGGTAGAGGGATTGTCATGTTACCCCCAGAAGGCAGCATAACAGGAATTCAAGGGAAATTGGGAGGAAGAGGGCAAGTTTGCAAAATCAACTACTTATTTCCTGTGCTCATATCTACTGaatattatttccagttttatgGAGATATGATTGACGTATAACATGgcataagtttaaggtatacaacataatgatttgatatatgtatatattgtgaaaatgATCACCACGCTAAGTTTAGTTAACACCCATATCTCAcaaatttttctttgcttgtgatgagaacttttaaggtctactctctAAACACTGGGCGTTGGATTAAGAAAAGTAGAGATTACAGTTATTATAAAGGTCTTTAAAGAGAAGACAAGTcaggtgcacctggctggctcagtcagtagagcatgtgactcttgatccacATTGGGcgtagaacttacttaaaaaaagaaaagaagagtcaAATACAGTTTTTGAGGACTTGTCCTGACCTGAAGTCACAGAAACCGTTTCCCTACATCCCAGTGACTGTGAAGTGCTGACCACACTCACCCCTGACACCGGCCGCATCCTTTCCAAGCTTCACACTGTCCAACCCAAGGGCAAGATCACCTTCTGCACTGGCATCCGCGTGGCCCACGTGAGTCCTACTGGATCCCTTTGATTGTTTCTCCGTGTTCTGAAGTTCTGCCCCCAACGTTGTTGATTTCTCCCCTGGAGTCTTGAGCCAGAACCAGAGCAGGGGAATAGAAAGGACTCAGAAATGAGTAGAAAAGATATGGTGGGAAAAATTCCAGGACCAGTGATGACGGTGAGGGAAAAGACCCCTGGAATTAAGACTCACCCCTCTTCCTTGTCCACACAGAGGCACAGCAAGGAGGAAGGATGAAGGAGGGATTAGACCCTTCTGTGTCTAATGTGTGTGAGCAGGATGGTGGACTTGAGGAATGTAGAAACCATAAGAACCATAAAAAATGCAGAGTGACAGGGAGTGAGCTAGGTGATGCCTCTGGCTGACTGTGAGAACTTCCTCTCTCTTTACAAGCTGGCTCTGAAGCACCGACAGGGCAAGAATCACAAGATGCGCATCATTGCCTTTGTGGGAAGTCCCGTGGAGGACAATGAGAAGGATGTGAGTCCAGGTGACAGCTGGGACATTTGGGAATGGGGTCTCTCAGGCCTTAAGGGAGCCTGGCAGAGTCATTGGGTTCATCTCTTCGGGGAAAGGTGGATCTACAGAATTCAGTGTTTCTGTTGGGGGGCCTTGGGGAGGTTAACCAGTTTCCGTATGCTTTTGTGAGGTGTGTCATTTCCCCTCATGGTATGGAACAgatttcctcatttctcttccctcttcctagcTGGTGAAGCTGGCTAAACGTCTCAAGAAGGAAAAAGTGAATGTTGACATTATCAACTTTGGGGAAGAGGTGAGTAAGGCCAGGTTGGGGGCATGGACTTGATTTGGCTGTAAACAGAACAGTCCTTCCCCAGAGGAGTGCCTGCACTGTGAGAGAGTAGctacaaacaaaagctgaagtgGCAGAAGACGGGGAGTAGGGCGGGAAGGAGAGCCTGctgtgtccttccctccctcaggaAGTGAACACAGAAAAGCTGACAGCGTTTGTAAACACACTGAATGGCAAAGATGGTACCGGTTCTCATCTGGTGACAGTGCCCCCCGGGCCCAGCTTGGCCGATGCCCTCATCAGTTCTCCGATTCTGGCTGGTGAAGGTGGTGCCATGCTGGGACTTGGTGCCAGTGACTTTGAATTTGGAGTGGATCCCAGTGCTGATCCTGAGCTGGCCCTGGTGAGCAAACATTGACCTCACGTAGAGCCCAGGGGTCTTTCTTTGTCCTCCTTACTCACACACCCACACGCCACATAGCTAGCTTCTCTAGGGCTAGACAGTCCTGAGCACCCTTGCTCATTTTCCCATACTCCCTTCGGGTCCCTCTTCCCCTTAAATCTGTGTGATCTCCGGGGGCACCAGTGTCAGTGCTCTTGTTCACTTGTAATTAAAGCCCAGGCTTCTTCCAAGTCCTCCCTTTTCCCCTATATCATCTCTTACCTCCCAGCTTCTTCACCATGTACATAAACCAGAAGCTGCCCCTTTGTGTTCCTTTCCCACCCCTCAGGGGACTCGCCCACTGCCCGCGAGGAGGGCAGGCAGAATGCCTGACCTTGCCCTGCCCTTTGCCAGGCCCTCCGTGTCTCTATGGAAGAGCAGCGGCAGcggcaggaggaggaggcccGGCGGGCAGCTGCAGCCTCTGCTGCTGAGGCCGGGATTGCTACAGCCGGGGCCGAAGGTGAGGGATAGGGCTGAAGGGTGCCCAGTGGCCCGGGATGGAGGTGCAGGAGAAGGAGTAGGAATGGGGAGGCCCAGCAGCCCCGGGAGTATATGGGCTGGGGGAACGCTTTGGGGGTGGGTCTGTGTGGACCCTGGCACCGGTTCTACTCTaccactctctttctttttccagacTCGGATGATGCCCTGCTGAAGATGACCATCAGCCAGCAGGAGTTTGGCCGCACCGGGCTCCCCGACCTGAGCAGTATGACCGAGGAAGAGCAGATTGCCTACGCCATGCAGATGTCCCTACAGGGTGCAGGTGAGTCAGGGCCCCGGGGCTCAGTGCTCAGGCGGAGAGGTTGGGTCCGGAAATGGAGCTCAATACACTGACCTCTTTTCTTCAGAGTTTGGCCAGGCAGAATCAGCCGACATTGATGCCAGTTCAGCCATGGACACATCTGAGCCTGCCAAGGTGAGGGCCAGCAGTGACTCCCCATCCCCATCATGCTTAAAGTCCCCTGGTGTTCATGTCCTCAAACCCTCCAGGCCTGAAACCACTCTTCGGGTTTCACAGCTGAGCTTTTTGAGGAGcacagggaaagaaacagaagtatATACGTTTCTTGTTGGTAAACTTTGCTAAGGCAATAGGACGCTCACAGTCAAGGTTGAGTAAGTGTCCTCATGTTCTGTAATTGTCCTTCCTTTTTGGTGGGAGCAGTCTGGACGGGTGTGTAGGATATTGTCTTCCCACCAGGGTGAAAGGCggaaaaaaagaatgggtatCTGAGAGCAAGAAATCTGAACGTGATGGCATGTAATTTTATGCTGTATGCTCAGGAAGCTGAGTTCCAGTTTCTCTGGCCAGTACTAAATGTGTGAGTTTGTACCGCATATAGGCACTGGATATTTTCCTCAATTGTCCTTCCTACTCTTGGCCAGAGGTGTCCCCGCACCCAGTCAGGTGGAGAGAGAGGCTCAGGCAGCCGTGTGCTCCCCAGatggcccagcccctgcccctgcccctgccccaagcCCACCCTGCCCTTtttcaggaggaggaggattATGATGTGATGCAGGACCCCGAGTTCCTTCAGAGTGTCCTGGAGAACCTGCCAGGAGTGGATCCCAACAATGAAGCTATTCGAAATGCCATGGGGTCCCTCGCCTCCCAGGCCAACAAGGATGGCAAGAAAGACAAGAAGGAGGAGGACAAGAAATGAGACTGGGGGCAAGGGTGGCTGAGCCTGCTCAGGGGCCGCACAGGGTGGGACGGGGTGTAGGCTTAGATATGTTACCTGTAACCACTGCCGCCTCAATAAAGCTTGgcaacttttgtttccttttgcctcCAGTAGTAGTAGCTGTAAGtgtgagagaggggaggagtgCCTGGCACGAAGGGGAGTGTCCCCTACTGAGTCCTCAGTACCTGgtctctaattaattaattaattaattaattaaatataaaacagtattGGCCTTTGGAGACTCGAGTCTGGAGCAGGGCCGGCCTGGAAATGTGTGTTTACACACTTCGGAAAGTGCCCAAAGAGGGCCACGAACGAGGCGCTGTGAGAATGGGAGAAAGGGCCAAACCCTCACAGTCTCTGGGAAGGCTCCTGGAGGTAACACCTGAGtcctccatgttcatcagggcGAAATGTCCATCAGCCAACAGGGAAGAGATGGGGATGTTTCCAGTCAGCAGGAACCGTATGTGCTGATGACACAGAGGCACTTGGGAAGGACTGAGTAGCTCAGAGACTGGCTGGGTGAGTGGAGGAGATGGGAAAGTGGTCAGCAGTGAAAACACTGAAGACCAGGGATCCTTGAGACCTGACTTTGACAAGGTGAGGCCTGTGAAGCCACAAGATAAACCTGTTCATCTTCTTGGAGCACCACATTTAGAGGACGGTTTTCTCATAGGGTATGGAATAGAATGCAAAATTCACATAATCCCAAAGAAGCTTACTAAATGgaaggatatttgcaaatatatatctgataaggggttactattcaaaatatacaaagaactacagttcggggcacctgggtggttcagtctgctAAGCTCCTGACTttggcgtaggtcatgatcttgtggttcgtgagttcaagcccacatcggctctgcgctgacagtgtggaatctacttggaattctttgtctctctctctctctctctctctctctctgccctcccccccacttgcattctctctctctcccaaactttaaaaaattaaagtaaataaaaagaacttctacagctcaacatccaaaaaaaccaaaaaacaaaaaaccaacaatcCGACTAAACGATGGgaagaagacgtgaatagacctttttccaaaggagatatataaatggccgatacctgaaaagatgctcaacctcaccaattgtcagggaaatgcaaatcaaaaccacaatgagatctcaATTTGCAAGTCAGAATGGCTTGTATCAAGAAGATAAGAatagtgttgacaaggatgtgaagaaaagggaaccctcgtacACTCTGGTGGGAGTGGAAATTGgtgaaaacagtttggaggttcctcaaaaaattagaaataccatataatacACTAATtcaacttctgggtatttatccaaagaacacaGAAATACTTGAAAAGACACATGCACCTCTCtgtttattgcaatattatttataatagccaagatacagaagcaacccaatcagtggatgaatggataaggatgtGAGATATgtatgtgagatacacacacacacacacacacacacacacacacacacactggaatatcagccataaaaaagggcGTGCCACTTACAACAGGGACagacctagaaggtataatgctaagtaagagcaagacaaatatgatttcgcTTAAATGTGGatctaaaaaaaaggaacaaacgggcacctgggtggctcagtcggttaagtgtctgactttggctcaggtcatgatcttacagtccttgagttcaagccctgcgtcaggctctgtgctgccagctcagggcctggagcctgcttcagattctgtgtctccctctctctctgcctctcccctgctcatgctctgtctctctctgtctcaaaaataaataaaaaccttaaattttttttaaaaaggaacaaacaccaaaaaaagcagaaacagacctgtaaatacagaaaacactGGTGGTTTGCCAGAGGGGTGGAGGTTGCAGGATGGGCAGAGCAGGTGAAGGGAACTGGGAGGTGCAGGCTAACAGTTACGGAATGATTAAGTCGCAGCATACAGAAGAAAGGGACAGCAAacggaatatagtcaatggtgttgtattagtgttgtatggtgacagcaGCTACGCTTGTGAGTACAGCATATAGACCTGgcaaatcaccatgttgtacacctgaaactaatgtaactgtCAGCTCTACTTCAGTTTCTAAATCACGTAATCCTcttgtttattatatttaaagagGTAATTGATATTTGACCTATAAAATAACCTACATATAAATCATGAATCATAACAACAAAATGAACATATCTGCATTCAACTTAAGAGCTAGAATATTACTAATGCCACATTCCTCTGGTGTATCTTCTTGAACCCACCTCTACAGCCTCCCCAGAGATAACTATTAtccagaattttacattttatcatttttctttttcatagttttttcaGTATTGCTTGTTTCTGAGTTTTATACAAAAAAGTtttggggcccttgggtggctcag
The window above is part of the Prionailurus bengalensis isolate Pbe53 chromosome C1, Fcat_Pben_1.1_paternal_pri, whole genome shotgun sequence genome. Proteins encoded here:
- the PSMD4 gene encoding 26S proteasome non-ATPase regulatory subunit 4 isoform X3 encodes the protein MVLESTMVCVDNSEYMRNGDFLPTRLQAQQDAVNIVCHSKTRSNPENNVGLITLANDCEVLTTLTPDTGRILSKLHTVQPKGKITFCTGIRVAHLALKHRQGKNHKMRIIAFVGSPVEDNEKDLVKLAKRLKKEKVNVDIINFGEEALRVSMEEQRQRQEEEARRAAAASAAEAGIATAGAEDSDDALLKMTISQQEFGRTGLPDLSSMTEEEQIAYAMQMSLQGAEFGQAESADIDASSAMDTSEPAKEEEDYDVMQDPEFLQSVLENLPGVDPNNEAIRNAMGSLASQANKDGKKDKKEEDKK
- the PSMD4 gene encoding 26S proteasome non-ATPase regulatory subunit 4 isoform X1; translation: MDVRLRRPTSVCVDNSEYMRNGDFLPTRLQAQQDAVNIVCHSKTRSNPENNVGLITLANDCEVLTTLTPDTGRILSKLHTVQPKGKITFCTGIRVAHLALKHRQGKNHKMRIIAFVGSPVEDNEKDLVKLAKRLKKEKVNVDIINFGEEEVNTEKLTAFVNTLNGKDGTGSHLVTVPPGPSLADALISSPILAGEGGAMLGLGASDFEFGVDPSADPELALALRVSMEEQRQRQEEEARRAAAASAAEAGIATAGAEDSDDALLKMTISQQEFGRTGLPDLSSMTEEEQIAYAMQMSLQGAEFGQAESADIDASSAMDTSEPAKEEEDYDVMQDPEFLQSVLENLPGVDPNNEAIRNAMGSLASQANKDGKKDKKEEDKK
- the PSMD4 gene encoding 26S proteasome non-ATPase regulatory subunit 4 isoform X2, which produces MVLESTMVCVDNSEYMRNGDFLPTRLQAQQDAVNIVCHSKTRSNPENNVGLITLANDCEVLTTLTPDTGRILSKLHTVQPKGKITFCTGIRVAHLALKHRQGKNHKMRIIAFVGSPVEDNEKDLVKLAKRLKKEKVNVDIINFGEEEVNTEKLTAFVNTLNGKDGTGSHLVTVPPGPSLADALISSPILAGEGGAMLGLGASDFEFGVDPSADPELALALRVSMEEQRQRQEEEARRAAAASAAEAGIATAGAEDSDDALLKMTISQQEFGRTGLPDLSSMTEEEQIAYAMQMSLQGAEFGQAESADIDASSAMDTSEPAKEEEDYDVMQDPEFLQSVLENLPGVDPNNEAIRNAMGSLASQANKDGKKDKKEEDKK